From a region of the Paraburkholderia caribensis genome:
- a CDS encoding GlcG/HbpS family heme-binding protein, with the protein MKLTLSFALVCGLSITCMPVHSQQPPQPQPGYHYTLPTSLAVEAAQEAIRVCEAKQYWVTATVVDMDGVPQVVIRGDHATVHTGESSFRKAFTVVTLGPEFGFDRSSGFFELVKTSPYAPQLATVHNVIALPGAVAFKAGGEMVGALGIGGAPGGDKDEVCAAAGVAKVANRLPH; encoded by the coding sequence ATGAAATTAACTTTATCGTTCGCGTTAGTGTGCGGCTTGTCGATCACGTGTATGCCGGTACATTCGCAACAGCCGCCTCAGCCTCAGCCCGGATATCACTACACATTGCCGACCAGTCTTGCCGTCGAGGCAGCCCAAGAGGCGATTCGCGTATGTGAAGCGAAGCAGTACTGGGTGACGGCCACGGTGGTCGATATGGACGGTGTGCCGCAAGTCGTCATACGCGGCGATCACGCAACGGTGCACACGGGTGAGTCGAGTTTCAGAAAAGCATTTACGGTCGTCACGCTGGGGCCCGAATTCGGCTTCGACCGTTCGAGCGGATTCTTCGAACTGGTCAAAACGAGTCCTTACGCGCCGCAACTCGCGACGGTTCACAACGTGATCGCGCTGCCGGGCGCAGTAGCGTTCAAGGCGGGCGGCGAGATGGTGGGTGCGCTGGGAATCGGCGGAGCGCCGGGCGGGGATAAGGATGAAGTGTGTGCGGCTGCGGGTGTCGCCAAAGTGGCGAACCGGCTGCCGCACTGA
- a CDS encoding response regulator transcription factor, producing MVSGPSSASITRNGEGKPSVVYVIDDDESIRFVLNGLVRSVGLHVETFESPKDFLAFPKYDAPSCLILDVRLRGESGLAFQQEAHRCGVRMPILFITAHGDIEMTVKAMKAGALDFFAKPFRDQDMLDAIAHALKRDAERRESEQALATLQESYESLTQREREVMKFVVAGMLNKQIAYELHLSEITVKIHRGQVMKKMVSRSLPDLVRKAEALGIDQRQPSSN from the coding sequence ATGGTCTCAGGACCGAGTTCGGCTTCAATCACGAGAAATGGCGAAGGCAAGCCGTCAGTCGTGTATGTTATCGACGACGATGAATCGATCCGGTTTGTATTGAATGGGCTGGTGCGATCGGTAGGTCTGCATGTGGAGACATTCGAGTCACCCAAAGATTTTCTCGCGTTTCCGAAGTACGACGCACCCAGTTGCCTGATTCTCGACGTCCGGTTGCGAGGCGAGAGCGGTCTTGCGTTTCAGCAGGAGGCGCATCGCTGCGGCGTACGCATGCCGATCCTGTTCATCACGGCGCATGGCGACATCGAGATGACGGTCAAGGCGATGAAGGCGGGCGCGCTGGATTTCTTCGCCAAGCCATTCCGCGATCAGGACATGCTCGACGCGATCGCTCACGCGCTCAAGCGCGACGCCGAACGCCGCGAATCGGAACAGGCATTGGCGACGCTGCAGGAGTCGTATGAATCGCTGACGCAACGCGAGCGCGAGGTGATGAAGTTCGTGGTGGCCGGTATGTTGAACAAGCAGATTGCCTATGAACTGCATCTGAGCGAAATCACCGTGAAGATCCATCGTGGCCAGGTGATGAAAAAAATGGTGTCGCGCTCGCTTCCCGATCTCGTTCGGAAAGCGGAGGCGCTTGGCATCGATCAACGGCAGCCGAGTTCTAACTGA
- a CDS encoding LysR substrate-binding domain-containing protein, which yields MDVADLKVFDAVARFGSMSRAALELHTVQSNVTGRIRSLEGEVGVALFERHVRGVRMTPAGQRMLPYAARAARLVADARLAALDDGPPSGTLAIGALWTTGALQLSRALSCFASLYPQVGLSLTTGTSDGLTDAVAGCRLDGAFVAGPQDDPGLDVETVFREELVLVTPAAMRSLTEVGRVGNLKTIVFSQGCSYRERLDLLLAEMGILSVAALAFGSIDAILSCVAAGIGITLLPRGLVSNAAQRNHVAVHALASDTARMETLFVRRRDAYLSNAMRAFLDVARSEAGPLP from the coding sequence ATGGACGTGGCGGATCTGAAGGTATTCGACGCTGTCGCTCGCTTCGGAAGCATGAGCCGCGCAGCGCTGGAGTTGCATACGGTGCAGTCGAATGTCACGGGACGAATCCGGTCTCTAGAAGGAGAAGTGGGCGTCGCGCTGTTCGAGCGGCATGTGCGAGGCGTGAGGATGACGCCCGCCGGGCAGCGCATGCTGCCCTACGCGGCGCGAGCGGCGCGGCTGGTCGCCGACGCGCGCCTTGCGGCACTCGACGACGGTCCGCCGTCCGGCACGCTCGCCATTGGTGCGCTGTGGACCACGGGTGCATTGCAGCTGAGCCGTGCGCTCAGCTGCTTCGCGAGCCTGTATCCGCAAGTCGGATTGTCGTTGACGACAGGCACGAGCGACGGGCTGACGGACGCTGTCGCCGGGTGCCGTCTGGATGGCGCATTCGTTGCAGGGCCACAGGACGATCCCGGTCTGGATGTCGAGACGGTCTTTCGCGAGGAACTCGTGCTCGTGACACCAGCGGCAATGCGCTCGTTGACCGAAGTGGGAAGGGTTGGAAATCTGAAGACGATCGTATTCAGTCAAGGCTGCTCGTATCGCGAGCGACTCGATTTGCTGCTCGCCGAAATGGGGATACTGTCGGTCGCGGCGCTCGCATTCGGCTCGATCGACGCGATTCTTTCGTGCGTCGCGGCGGGCATCGGCATTACGTTGTTGCCGCGCGGGCTCGTGTCGAATGCGGCGCAGAGGAATCACGTCGCGGTCCACGCACTCGCGTCCGACACGGCGCGCATGGAGACGCTGTTCGTGCGGCGGCGCGACGCTTATCTGTCGAACGCGATGCGGGCGTTTCTCGATGTCGCGCGGTCCGAGGCGGGACCACTGCCTTGA
- a CDS encoding ATP-binding sensor histidine kinase, whose protein sequence is MDFTGFQLELLHDDGDLSLCRASRPDNPVSLLALIATRPASQSVTRLEHEYELASLLDTRWAAQPVALDLGRVPPTLLLDDNGGGPLVRLLGGPLELTRCLRIAANLAHAIGQMHGRGLIHKDIKPANVLVDGDDSVRLTGFGIASQLLLEHQPPASPEIIAGTFAYMAPEQTGRMNRSIDARSDLYSLGVTLYEMLTGALPFAAADPMEWIHCHIARRPVPPEERVSDVPAPVAQIVLKLLAKTAESRYQTAAGVEADLRACLAACETDTGILPFALGTRDVSDRLLIPEKLYGREAQIDEIVAAFNAVVAGGPSGLVLISGYSGIGKSSVVNELHKVLVPPRGLFASGKFDQYKRDIPYVPLAQAFQSLVRDLLSKSDAEIEPWRRALLEALAPNGQVIVNLIPELALIIGEQPPVPSLPPQETQNRFQIVFRRFLGVFARHEHPLALFIDDLQWLDAATLDLLEHLVTHPDVKHVLLVGAYRDNEVDDAHPLARTLDAIARAGGNVHRIELAPLAPDSVVQLVADALHCPGAMAAPLAQLVHEKTDGNPFFAIQFLSALADESLLAFDHDASRWTWDLPRIRAKGFTENVADLMAAKLTRLPDATRDALGQLASLGNAADFATLTLVHGEPEASIHAKLWLAVRAGLIFRLDGAYVFAHDRVQEAAYALIPVEQRAAAHVRIGRALASRTAPEALEESIFDIVNQLNRGAALIETDEERERTVALNLIAGRRAMRSTAYASARRYLAQGVALLPEDAWTQRYESTFDVYLAYSECEYLAGDFSDADALFDMLLERARSNLDRAKVFALRMSACQVAGRFDESFDAARLALRDFGVLLPDAEHDVAPAVAAVLQQIPSYLAGRAIGELVDAPVAQDPAIRAVVDLLVEAMPCAFIARPAYYPLITLKAVILSLQHGNTDNSSFAYGNYALMLVSSIGDIPSAVQFSDMSLRLNEKFDNRRFYGKLLHLHGNHINFWRRHIVTDLPILERASVACLETGDLVFAGYLAFTTVWQTIEKGAVLDEVQPLSEKHAAFARQSRNDAVLETIRLEQQFVASLRGVTSDPLKLGDATFDEAACFSAIEKANFGCGIVFYHIMKMILAFHDGRYDDASKAASEAAPMLGAAMALPIEPTFHFFDALTLAARYAAASKEEQHASRDRLAEKLARFESWSTHCPENFRHRHALLAAEIARIEGRDSDAMHCYEEAIRAAREHGFIQYQALAHELAAQFHAARGLETIADTYLFNARSCYERWGAKGKVHQLARTYAQLRHDPASLEGTIATSNEQLDLATVVNVSRAIFSGIDLNELIHTLMVLALEHAGANRGLLIFRRGNELRIEAQAMTTHDGVEVRLRKIRATAAELPESVLRYVIRTGDSVLLDDASARSPFSSDEYVRRHDCRSILCLPLVKQTRLIGVLYLENNLTSDAFTPARTAVLRLLASQAALSLETARLYADLQDAEALLADAQQLSHTGSFDWHVSSDELIWSKESFRIFGFDAGAMPTIDMMFGRVHPDDITVVRLAFDRATHDHQPFDVEHRLLMPDGSIRHLQVVARVVVDTESSLRVLGALKDITVRKRAHAALERSEHRYRSLFFDMPVGLWQIEAQPLMALLTELRAQGVDDLSAYIDDHPGWLDRAMEMLIVEEVNHHAAQMFGAKDRRALLGPLPWVWRESPGTFRRALESRYGGKAIFQETTKLPTLDGRIIDVLFTIARPSSAEDLGIALISLVDLTERVRAQDMLQRLQADFAHAARISMLGELTASVAHELNQPLSAIAMNSAIGNRWLDRAVPDVAEARQINMRIGADARRAVDIVDRIRGMALRRGPQRAVAQLDELIDEALIFLQHEVQSRGVVVLRQRAAALPMVFADRIQLQQVIVNLLVNAMQAMEQAGSSERKITIRTETRDDATVYCATEDSGPGIAPEDLNRLFQSFYTTKENGMGMGLPICRTIIEAHGGRIAADNGSMHGGARFHFTLPSGDAAS, encoded by the coding sequence ATGGACTTCACTGGGTTTCAGCTGGAGCTGCTCCACGACGACGGCGATCTATCGTTGTGCCGCGCCTCACGGCCCGACAACCCAGTCTCGCTGCTCGCGCTGATCGCCACGCGGCCGGCATCGCAAAGCGTCACGCGGCTCGAGCACGAATACGAACTGGCCTCACTGCTCGATACGCGCTGGGCCGCGCAGCCCGTCGCGCTCGACCTCGGCAGAGTGCCGCCGACGCTGCTTCTCGACGACAACGGCGGCGGCCCGCTGGTGCGCCTGCTCGGTGGGCCGCTCGAACTCACGCGATGCCTGCGCATCGCCGCCAATCTCGCGCATGCAATCGGCCAGATGCATGGACGCGGCCTCATTCACAAGGACATCAAGCCTGCAAACGTGCTTGTCGACGGCGACGACAGCGTTCGGCTCACTGGCTTCGGCATCGCGTCGCAACTGCTGCTGGAGCATCAGCCGCCGGCGTCGCCTGAAATCATCGCGGGCACGTTTGCGTACATGGCACCTGAGCAGACGGGCCGCATGAACCGGTCGATCGATGCACGCAGCGACCTGTACTCGCTCGGCGTCACGCTCTACGAGATGCTCACGGGTGCGCTGCCCTTCGCGGCTGCCGACCCGATGGAGTGGATTCATTGCCATATCGCGCGCCGTCCCGTGCCGCCGGAAGAGCGCGTGAGCGATGTTCCGGCGCCTGTTGCGCAGATCGTGCTCAAGCTGCTCGCGAAGACGGCGGAAAGCCGCTATCAAACGGCGGCCGGCGTCGAGGCGGATCTTCGTGCGTGCCTCGCCGCGTGCGAAACGGACACGGGTATCCTGCCGTTCGCGCTCGGCACGCGCGATGTATCCGACCGGCTGCTGATCCCCGAAAAGCTGTACGGGCGCGAGGCGCAGATCGACGAGATCGTGGCCGCGTTCAACGCAGTCGTCGCGGGCGGCCCGAGCGGGCTCGTGTTGATCTCCGGCTACTCCGGCATCGGCAAGTCGTCGGTCGTCAACGAGTTGCACAAGGTGCTGGTGCCGCCGCGCGGGCTGTTCGCATCCGGCAAGTTCGATCAGTACAAGCGGGATATTCCGTACGTGCCGCTCGCGCAGGCTTTTCAGTCGCTGGTGCGCGATCTGCTGAGCAAGAGCGACGCGGAGATCGAGCCATGGCGGCGCGCGCTGCTGGAGGCACTGGCGCCGAATGGCCAGGTGATCGTCAATCTGATCCCGGAGCTTGCGCTCATCATCGGCGAGCAACCGCCCGTTCCGTCGCTGCCGCCGCAAGAGACGCAGAACCGCTTTCAGATCGTGTTTCGCCGCTTTCTCGGTGTGTTCGCGCGGCACGAGCATCCGCTCGCGCTGTTTATCGACGATCTGCAGTGGCTCGATGCCGCCACCCTCGATCTGCTCGAACATCTCGTCACACACCCCGATGTGAAGCATGTGCTGCTGGTCGGCGCCTATCGCGACAACGAAGTCGACGACGCCCACCCGCTCGCGCGCACGCTGGACGCGATTGCCCGTGCTGGCGGCAACGTGCATCGGATCGAGCTGGCACCGCTCGCGCCCGACAGCGTCGTGCAACTCGTCGCCGACGCGTTGCACTGCCCGGGCGCAATGGCGGCCCCGCTCGCGCAACTGGTGCACGAGAAGACGGACGGCAATCCGTTCTTCGCGATCCAGTTCCTGAGCGCGCTTGCCGACGAATCGCTGCTCGCCTTCGACCACGACGCTTCGCGATGGACCTGGGACTTGCCGCGCATCCGTGCGAAGGGCTTCACTGAGAACGTCGCGGACCTGATGGCCGCAAAGCTGACGCGTCTGCCCGATGCGACGCGCGATGCATTGGGGCAGCTTGCGAGCCTCGGCAACGCCGCTGACTTCGCGACGCTCACGCTCGTGCACGGCGAACCCGAGGCGTCGATACACGCGAAGCTATGGCTGGCCGTGCGGGCCGGGCTCATCTTTCGTCTTGACGGGGCTTACGTGTTCGCGCACGACCGCGTGCAGGAGGCGGCCTACGCGCTCATTCCGGTGGAGCAACGCGCGGCGGCGCATGTGCGGATCGGCCGCGCGCTCGCTTCACGGACGGCGCCTGAGGCGCTCGAAGAATCGATCTTCGATATCGTCAATCAACTCAATCGCGGCGCCGCTTTGATCGAGACGGACGAAGAGCGCGAGCGCACCGTGGCATTGAATCTGATTGCGGGCAGGCGTGCGATGCGATCGACCGCGTATGCCTCGGCGCGACGCTATCTGGCGCAAGGCGTCGCGCTGCTCCCGGAAGATGCCTGGACGCAACGTTACGAAAGCACGTTCGATGTGTATCTGGCCTACTCCGAATGCGAATATCTCGCTGGCGACTTCAGCGATGCCGATGCGCTGTTCGACATGCTGCTGGAGCGCGCCCGCTCGAATCTGGACCGCGCGAAGGTCTTCGCGCTGCGCATGTCGGCTTGCCAGGTAGCGGGCCGGTTCGACGAGAGCTTCGATGCCGCGCGGCTTGCGCTGCGCGATTTCGGCGTGCTGCTGCCCGACGCCGAGCACGATGTCGCGCCCGCTGTCGCTGCCGTGTTGCAGCAGATTCCGTCGTATCTCGCGGGCCGGGCGATCGGCGAACTCGTCGATGCGCCCGTCGCGCAAGACCCCGCCATACGCGCGGTGGTCGATCTTCTGGTCGAAGCGATGCCGTGCGCCTTTATTGCGCGGCCTGCGTACTATCCGCTCATCACGCTGAAGGCCGTCATCCTGTCGCTGCAGCACGGCAATACCGACAACTCGAGTTTTGCCTACGGGAATTACGCGCTCATGCTGGTGTCGAGCATCGGCGATATTCCCTCTGCCGTGCAGTTTTCGGACATGTCGCTGCGCCTGAACGAGAAGTTCGACAACCGGCGCTTCTACGGAAAGCTGTTGCACCTGCACGGCAACCATATCAACTTCTGGCGGAGGCATATCGTGACCGATCTGCCGATCCTGGAGCGCGCGAGCGTCGCGTGCCTCGAAACAGGCGACCTGGTATTCGCCGGATACCTCGCGTTCACCACCGTATGGCAAACCATCGAGAAAGGCGCCGTGCTCGACGAGGTTCAGCCGCTATCGGAGAAGCACGCCGCGTTCGCGCGGCAAAGCCGCAACGACGCCGTGCTCGAAACGATCCGGCTCGAACAGCAATTCGTCGCCAGTCTGCGGGGCGTCACGTCCGATCCACTCAAGCTGGGCGACGCGACGTTCGACGAGGCAGCCTGTTTCAGCGCGATCGAGAAGGCCAATTTTGGCTGCGGGATCGTCTTCTATCACATCATGAAGATGATTCTCGCGTTTCACGACGGCCGGTACGACGATGCGTCGAAGGCCGCGAGCGAAGCAGCGCCGATGCTGGGCGCGGCGATGGCGCTGCCCATCGAGCCGACGTTTCACTTCTTCGACGCACTGACGCTGGCAGCGCGTTATGCCGCTGCCAGCAAGGAAGAGCAGCACGCGTCGCGCGACCGGCTCGCGGAAAAACTGGCTAGGTTCGAATCGTGGAGCACGCACTGTCCCGAGAATTTTCGGCATCGTCATGCGCTGCTCGCTGCGGAAATCGCGCGCATCGAAGGCCGCGATTCCGATGCGATGCATTGCTATGAGGAGGCGATACGCGCGGCGCGCGAGCACGGCTTCATCCAGTATCAGGCGCTCGCCCATGAACTGGCCGCGCAGTTTCATGCGGCGCGCGGCCTTGAAACCATCGCCGACACCTACCTTTTCAACGCGCGTTCCTGCTACGAGCGCTGGGGCGCCAAAGGCAAGGTGCATCAACTGGCACGAACGTACGCTCAGTTGCGGCATGATCCGGCGAGTCTCGAAGGCACGATCGCCACGTCGAACGAACAACTGGATCTCGCGACCGTGGTCAACGTGTCGCGCGCGATCTTCAGCGGCATCGACCTGAACGAGCTGATCCATACGCTGATGGTGCTCGCGCTCGAGCACGCGGGCGCGAATCGCGGCTTGCTGATCTTCAGGCGCGGCAACGAGTTGCGCATCGAAGCGCAAGCGATGACGACTCACGACGGCGTGGAGGTGCGCCTGCGGAAAATTCGCGCGACGGCCGCGGAGCTTCCCGAGTCGGTGCTGCGCTACGTGATCCGCACGGGGGATAGCGTGCTGCTCGACGATGCGTCGGCGCGCAGCCCGTTTTCTTCCGACGAGTACGTGCGCCGTCACGATTGCCGTTCGATCCTGTGTCTGCCGCTCGTCAAGCAGACGCGGCTGATCGGCGTGCTGTACCTCGAAAACAATCTGACCTCCGACGCCTTCACGCCCGCGCGCACGGCGGTGCTGCGGCTGCTCGCGTCGCAGGCCGCGCTGTCGCTCGAAACGGCGCGCCTCTACGCCGATCTGCAGGACGCGGAAGCGCTGCTGGCCGACGCGCAACAACTGAGCCACACGGGCAGCTTCGACTGGCATGTGTCGAGCGACGAGCTGATCTGGTCGAAAGAGAGCTTCCGGATCTTCGGCTTCGACGCCGGCGCCATGCCCACCATCGACATGATGTTCGGCCGCGTGCATCCCGACGACATCACCGTCGTGCGTCTCGCCTTCGACCGCGCGACGCACGACCACCAGCCGTTCGACGTCGAGCACCGGCTGCTGATGCCCGACGGGTCGATCCGGCATCTGCAGGTGGTGGCGCGCGTCGTGGTCGACACCGAAAGCAGCTTGCGCGTGCTCGGCGCGCTCAAGGACATTACGGTGCGCAAGCGGGCGCATGCGGCGCTGGAACGCAGCGAGCACCGCTATCGCAGCCTGTTCTTCGATATGCCCGTGGGCCTCTGGCAGATCGAGGCACAGCCCTTGATGGCGCTGCTCACGGAATTGCGCGCGCAAGGCGTCGACGATCTGTCCGCGTATATCGACGACCATCCGGGCTGGCTGGACCGCGCGATGGAAATGCTGATCGTCGAGGAGGTCAATCACCACGCGGCGCAGATGTTCGGCGCGAAGGACCGGCGCGCGTTGCTCGGTCCGCTGCCGTGGGTCTGGCGGGAAAGCCCCGGAACGTTCCGGCGCGCGCTCGAAAGCCGCTACGGCGGCAAGGCGATCTTTCAGGAAACGACCAAGCTGCCCACCCTGGATGGGCGGATTATCGACGTTCTCTTTACGATTGCGCGCCCGAGTTCCGCCGAAGACCTGGGCATTGCGCTCATCAGTCTCGTCGATCTGACCGAGCGCGTGCGCGCGCAGGACATGTTGCAGCGCCTCCAGGCCGACTTCGCGCACGCCGCGCGCATTTCGATGCTCGGCGAGCTGACGGCCTCCGTCGCTCACGAGCTGAACCAGCCGCTGTCCGCTATCGCGATGAACAGCGCGATCGGCAACCGCTGGCTCGATCGTGCCGTGCCCGATGTCGCGGAGGCGCGGCAGATCAACATGCGGATCGGCGCCGATGCGCGGCGCGCGGTGGATATCGTCGATCGCATCCGCGGCATGGCGCTGCGGCGCGGCCCGCAGCGGGCGGTCGCGCAACTCGACGAACTGATCGACGAAGCCCTCATTTTTCTCCAGCATGAAGTGCAGTCGCGCGGCGTCGTCGTGTTGCGCCAGCGTGCCGCCGCGCTGCCGATGGTGTTCGCCGATCGCATTCAGTTGCAGCAGGTGATCGTCAATCTTCTCGTCAATGCGATGCAGGCGATGGAGCAGGCGGGCAGCTCCGAGCGCAAGATCACGATCCGCACCGAGACGCGCGACGACGCGACCGTCTACTGCGCGACGGAAGACAGCGGACCCGGCATCGCGCCGGAAGACCTCAACCGGCTGTTTCAGAGCTTTTACACGACCAAGGAAAACGGCATGGGAATGGGCCTGCCGATCTGCCGCACGATTATCGAAGCGCATGGCGGACGCATCGCAGCCGACAACGGCTCGATGCACGGCGGCGCGCGCTTCCATTTCACGCTTCCATCCGGCGACGCCGCCAGCTGA
- a CDS encoding enoyl-CoA hydratase/isomerase family protein has product MSNASSHQQFRIERRSQAYWRVIIDNPPFNIFGPDSMPQLNAVVTALETDPEVKVVVFDSAVPDFFLTHYDFVPPLQETTSMPPGPTGMPPLPDMLSRLGRAPVVSIASIRGRATGVGSELALASDMRFASREKALLSQWEVGAALVPGGGPMTRLSRMIGRGRALEVLLSGNDIDGELAERYGYVNRAFADSELDAFVDALASRIASFDKEALVAIKRQVNAVTLPADKDVAPEWDAFIASVGRPQAQERIAQLMQLGLQKNHDVEARLGYYTGTLGR; this is encoded by the coding sequence ATGAGCAACGCCAGTTCGCATCAGCAGTTTCGGATTGAACGCCGCAGCCAGGCCTACTGGCGAGTCATCATCGACAACCCGCCTTTCAACATCTTCGGGCCGGACTCGATGCCGCAGTTGAATGCCGTCGTGACTGCGCTCGAAACCGATCCCGAAGTCAAGGTGGTGGTGTTCGACAGCGCGGTACCGGATTTCTTCCTCACGCATTACGACTTCGTTCCTCCGTTGCAGGAAACCACCAGCATGCCGCCGGGGCCGACTGGCATGCCGCCGTTGCCGGACATGCTGTCGCGGCTGGGACGGGCGCCTGTTGTATCGATCGCGTCGATCCGCGGCCGCGCGACGGGCGTCGGCAGCGAACTGGCGCTCGCCAGCGACATGCGTTTTGCGAGCCGCGAAAAGGCGCTGCTCTCGCAGTGGGAAGTCGGCGCCGCGCTGGTGCCGGGCGGCGGGCCGATGACTCGCCTGTCGCGAATGATCGGACGCGGGCGGGCGCTGGAAGTGCTGTTGAGCGGCAACGATATCGACGGCGAACTGGCGGAGCGCTACGGCTACGTCAACCGCGCCTTCGCGGACAGCGAGCTCGATGCATTCGTGGACGCGCTCGCGTCGAGAATCGCATCGTTCGACAAAGAGGCGCTCGTCGCGATCAAGCGTCAGGTGAATGCCGTGACCTTGCCCGCGGACAAGGACGTCGCGCCCGAATGGGATGCTTTCATCGCATCGGTTGGCCGTCCGCAGGCGCAGGAACGGATCGCGCAGCTGATGCAGCTCGGGCTGCAGAAAAACCACGATGTGGAAGCGCGCCTCGGCTATTACACCGGCACGCTGGGGCGCTAG
- a CDS encoding type 1 glutamine amidotransferase domain-containing protein produces MKILMVLTSHDQLGNTGKKTGFWLEEFAAPYFTFLDAGASVTVSSPKGGQPPLDPKSDTPEGKTELTERFKNDPAAQKVLANTVKLSTVKADDYDAVFYPGGHGPLWDLAEDPLSIALIENFYNAGKPVAAVCHAPGVFRHVKVNGEPLVKGKRVTGFTNSEEEAVQLTKVVPFLVEDELKRLGGLFEKVDDWQSFSIVDGRLVTGQNPASSTAGARDLLKVLDQLHAK; encoded by the coding sequence ATGAAGATTCTGATGGTGTTGACGTCTCATGATCAACTCGGTAACACCGGGAAGAAGACCGGTTTCTGGTTAGAGGAATTCGCGGCTCCCTATTTCACGTTTCTGGATGCAGGTGCGAGCGTAACCGTCAGCTCACCTAAGGGCGGACAGCCGCCGCTCGATCCGAAGAGCGACACGCCGGAAGGTAAAACAGAGCTGACGGAACGATTCAAGAACGATCCCGCCGCGCAAAAGGTGCTCGCCAACACCGTGAAGCTCAGCACGGTCAAAGCCGACGACTACGACGCGGTGTTCTATCCGGGCGGACACGGCCCATTGTGGGATCTCGCGGAAGACCCGCTATCCATTGCTTTGATCGAAAACTTCTACAACGCCGGCAAGCCCGTCGCGGCCGTGTGCCATGCGCCCGGCGTGTTTCGGCATGTGAAGGTGAACGGCGAGCCGCTCGTCAAGGGCAAGCGCGTGACCGGGTTCACGAATTCGGAAGAAGAAGCCGTGCAACTCACGAAGGTCGTGCCGTTTCTCGTCGAAGACGAACTGAAGCGGCTGGGCGGGCTGTTCGAGAAGGTCGACGACTGGCAGAGCTTTTCGATTGTCGATGGGCGCCTCGTCACGGGGCAGAATCCCGCATCGTCGACAGCCGGTGCGCGCGATCTGCTCAAAGTGCTCGATCAGTTGCATGCGAAATAA
- a CDS encoding winged helix-turn-helix domain-containing protein yields MKASSIDVNLSTREIQVRGTAIPLGSRAFDILTVLMAAHGQVVSLEDILRKVWPDTVVEESNIRVHVCALRKALGEDRRLIQNIPGRGYRLTPKCDMPAARAGMSMANEER; encoded by the coding sequence ATGAAGGCCAGTAGCATCGACGTCAATCTATCGACCCGGGAAATCCAGGTACGTGGGACAGCCATCCCGTTGGGCAGCCGCGCATTCGATATTCTTACCGTGCTGATGGCGGCGCACGGCCAGGTCGTGTCGCTCGAAGATATTCTTCGTAAGGTGTGGCCCGACACGGTCGTCGAGGAATCGAACATACGCGTGCACGTTTGCGCACTGCGCAAGGCATTGGGTGAAGACCGGCGCCTGATTCAGAACATACCCGGACGCGGCTACCGGCTGACGCCCAAATGCGACATGCCGGCTGCAAGAGCCGGCATGTCGATGGCAAACGAAGAGCGGTAG